From the genome of Nocardia mangyaensis:
ACCGACCGGACCGGCGGGACCGGTCGTCAGTTCCAGGGTGCCGTCACTCGGAGTCGCGTGCATCGATTGCACGACACCGGGGCTACCGATCCCTTCGTCGATGCCACGAATTCGGGCGGCGTGGAAGTATTCGCTGATAGTGGACATGTCACCTCCTTCAGATGGGTCGCGCGTAGACGACCAGAGACGATCGGCTGTTGTTGAAACTGATGGCACCAGAACCGTTTTGGGATCGCTCGATCGAAACGATCACGTTGGCCGATTGCCCTGCCGCGACGGTGGCGTAGGTGGAAGTCGGCGACATGTTCCGCGTGGCCTGTTCCTCGCTATAAGTCGGGGTCAGCGGCAGGCAAACCGTGCGCGGTCCAGCGACCGGCAATGTCGTGGCCAGCACCTGCCCCTGCGAGTTGTGCAGGCGAGCGGTGCCCTGGGCGTGGTTCGAGGCGGTCGCGGCCGCGCCGACGTAGAGGTGCCCGTACACAATCGGGCGCCAGGCGAACGGCTGCGCCGGAATCGTGAACGTCGCGACGGTGAGTCGACTGGTATTCACCTCGGTTGTCGCGATGAACCCGGATTCATGCCACGCCCAGGGACCGGCCCCCAGCGGTGCGGGCGCAGCAACGAATTTGCCACCCGCGCGGTTGTAGGTGAACACACCGCCGTGTGAGGGACCCGAGGAGCTGTCGAAGTCGGGCGCGGCACCGATCGGACCGGACTCACCCGCTGGCCCCTTCGGGCCACGCAGACCGGCTGGCGCGGTGACCGAGATCCGCTGTTCGCCACCGACCGGCTCGATCTGCACCGCTGGCTCGGTCAGCTCCTCGCGATGCATGGTGGCCACCACGGTCACTGAAGTAGCTTCCGCTACCAGCCCTTTCGGCCCGACCGCCGCTGGGGAGTGCTGCCAGGAGTCCCCGGTCCAGACATCCATGCCATTGTCGTCGAGCCGATGCCACCACTGACCGCGATGCTCGACACCGAGACCCGCTGGTCGGGCCGCCGCGTCGGGGATTTCTCCCATCTTCCGAAACGTGGTACCAGGACGTCCCACTCGGCCTCGCTCCCCGGCAGGGCCGGGAGGCAGTTCGAGCGCGGCGATATCGTCGGACACGGTGATCTCGGCATCGAGAATCGGAAGTCCATCGATATCGGTGTCGCGGGCCACGGTGATATGGGCGGGAAAGCTGATGTCCGCCATGAATTCCTCCGTGTGTCAGATAATGAGTAGGTCGAGATCGGCGCCGACATCGGTCGACAGATCCTTGATCGCGGAGGTCACGCGACCAAGGCGCTGCCACGCCTTGACGATCGAGTCCTCTTCGTCGGAACCGTCACCGACGGTGATCTGCCAGGTGGCCGAGGTCTCGCGGTTGTCGGTGAACGTCAGTTCCGTCACGAAGTCGGTGAACACCTGGCCGCCGACCGCGAAGCCGATCTGGTCACCCAGGCCGAAGTCGTGCCCGAGCACGTAGGGCGCGTTGTCCTCCACCGAAACTCGATGACTGGTGTAGCCGCGGGTCAGGTGCAACCCTTGCCGGGCGGCCACGAGGCCGTCGAGATTGAACGCCTTGTCGCTTCCGGTGATGTAGAGCTCGCGGAACGCGTAGGGTCCCGCTCGGTTCGAGCGGATATTGTCGCGGTAGACCATCCACGCGAGGAACACATCGTCGAGCTGACCCCGGTACAGCCAGTCCAGACCGATCAGCGACAGCAGACCCTTGATTGCGTACTCGATACCGGCGTTGACCCACCCGGGGGAACGCCCACCGACGATGATGTCGGTCGCGGTCGGCTTGTGCAGCGCGATCTCGGACTCACCGATCCCGGAGTACTCGTTCTCGAAATACCACACCCACGGGAAGTTCTTGACCGTGCCGAACCGACCCGGCTGGCCGTAGACCGCCTCGTACTCGGTGGTCGAATCGAATCGCGGATACCGCACCGGTGTCGTGCCGTCGTCGGCGAATTCCTCGATCCAGGAGATGATGCCGTCCAGGAGCGTGCCGGTGGGCCCGGTGACACCGGACTTGTCGACCGTCTCCAGGACGACGGTGGGCTTGTCGAGGAAGAACCACTGGGGTGCGGGCTGTTCGTCCTCCTCCGGGAGGAAAAAGCGCGCTGTCAGCATGACGCCGGAATCCTCCAGCATCGGCGCGAACAGATTGTCGGCCATGTCGAATCGGGCCGACGCGGCGCTCCACCTGCTCGTGTCGGTGCGCGGATCGACCGGGACGACGGCGATCGGGAAGACCGCGCCGCCCTGCAGACGCATCAGGTTCATCGTCAGATAGCTCGTCACCAAGGTTCGGACCGGACCGAACATGATGTGGTGGCGCGGGAACTGAGCCAGCACCGGCGCGAAGGGCGAAGCCCAGCAGCAGATCGTCGACACGTGGTTCCAGGCATGGATCGCCTCGATGTCCACGGTCTCGACGCCGTGCTCGTCACGAACGATCGACGCCTTCGTGATGTAGCCGTCCCAGCGAAAACCCCTGGTGTTCACCGTGATCGGGATCGTCGCGTCCTCGCCGTCGAGATTGTTGAAGAGATGATCGAAATGCTCCATGTCACGCGGGCAGATCATCTTGAGCCCGCCCGCGGCGTTGCGCGCGTGGGTGAACTCGAGCGAAAGATAGCTGTGCTCCTCCCCTACTTCGCGCATGTCCTTGTCCCAGTACCTGACCAGGACGGTCTGATCCCGTGCCGCGTCCTGATCGACCCGGATCAGCTCATCCATCCGCCGCGATTCGGCCTGCGGATCCCATTCCGGCGCGCTCATCAGAACGGCCTCGACGATCGCGGCGTCACCGAGGCGATCAGCTGAGACTGCCCCGAACCGCCCTCGACCTGCACGAGGATCTCGGTCGAGGACCACGGACCGAGCGCCGACAGCCACCGGCGACCGGCCAACTGAGCCCACACATTGCGGCCCTTGGGGTTCTCCGCAGTGTGCACACGCGCGGTCCGGCGCCGGGGATGGGTGTCGATTCGCAGCGTCTCGCCCACCTCCAGCCGCGGCGTCTGCACCAGGCGCGGCAGGTCACCATCGCTCGGGTCCAGAATTGACCAGCGCCCGGGACCGTTCATCGTGTACCTGGGCCACGCCGGCTGGTCGGCGGCGTTGCGAAGCCGCACGATGCCCTCGTTCACCGCAGCCGTGTTCGACCACACGGCCTGCTCTTCGAAGTGCTGCTCGAGCGGGTCCATCGCCGTGGCCGCCATCTTGTAGACCGCCATCGCGTTGCGGGCCGGGTCGACATCACCGATCAGCTCGGGAGCGATACTCAACTGAGCCTTCTGGAACCGCCAGCCCTGATGCCGGGTGAAATGCCCCACGGTCACCGCACGGTCGGTCGACCAGCCACGGAACCAGGCGTCGTGCACAGCGTGGAACTCGCGAACGCTCTGGCTGGCAACTCGCGACGGGCGACCGGTGATCGCGACCACGAAGTCCCAATCCTTCTTCGCCCGCACGGACCGATGGAAAGTGGCGCCGTCCTGACGGGCACCCTCCGAAACCAGCAATTCGACCGGCGCGAACATGAATCCGGCCTGCTTCGACAGATGCACACCTTCCCGGCCGGCGTTGACTCCGGACAGATGCCAAACCCGGCCATTCACGTCCCACACCACCAGTTTCGAACCACTGGCATCGAATCTTTGTTGCGTCATCTGACGCTACCTCCTCGGGATACGGCGACCAATTTGCGCCGTCGAACTCGCTCTACCGCCGTCTTCACACTCTTCGGATCCATTCCGGAAATGTTGTAGATATCGCCACGCTGCGTATGCCCACCAGGACCTTCCGCCAAATCCACCAACCCGAACCCGGACCCGATCACTTCCTTCGCCGTTTCGGCGACATACTGAATCGGCTTGGTGATGATCTCCGCGGCACCACCGGCGACCTCGGATCCAACAATCGATCCCAGTGCGCTACCGATCGCGGTACCGACCGGACCACCCACCGCCGTCCCGATCGCCGCCCCGATCCCGGACCCGATCTGACTACCCGCCGACGATGCAGCGCCCTTGATGCCACCGATCAGCCCACCGACCAGGCCGTTCCGCTCCATCCCGGACGTCGCACCCGAGATGCCGCCGGACAGCCCTGAGACCGCCGCATCGGATAGCAAGTCTTCCGCGAGTACATTGAGGTCACTGTCACCGACAGGACCATCGGAACTGAATCCAGGAAGAATTTCGTGAAGCAGATCGGCCGACGGAACAAGGCCGGCGTTGATCCTCTCCAAGAGAGGCAGCGCCGATGCTGTAGCAGCCGCGTTTACGACGAATTCCCCGTTCGACAGCCACGTTAGATTGCTGTCGCTCGTAGCAGATCCCTCACCACGGACCAGTCCACCACGCCAACGACGGGGAATTTCTGGTGTCACGCCCGGCTGCCTAGGCCCTATACTTACTCCTGGTTGCTGCCTTGGCGATTCCGGCACAGCATTCCCAGGAATAGTTTTCGAGTCATCATAGTAAGACTGGAGCAGACCTTTGAGGGCGATGCCCGCATCTCCACCAGCTTGCGCTCCGAGTGCGTTCCCGCCGGCTGCGCCGCCAACAGTCAGTGCAGCAGTCCATGGGTGTGGAAAGTACCTGTAAAAGACCCCGCCGCTAGCTGCTCCTGCGCTGGCGCCGATTCCGCCGCCTACGATTTGACCAACCCCTGACGCTACGGCGTCACCCCAGGTGATTTCATTGTTCTGATATTTCAACCACAGATCATAGGTGGTCACTGCGCCACCAAGCGGCACCATTGAGCGACCAAACCACTTTACGGGCCCGCCCACGCCTGCCGAACCTGCTGGCTTTTCCGCTAGGCTGGCACCCTTGGCAGCACCTCCAAGAATCGCGTTCAGTTCGGCGGCCTCCGCAGGGCTCAGACCAGCGCGACTCTCGCCCTTCACGGTCGGCGGAGGCCTCCATCCAACCGACACGCCGGGCTGAACCGGCCCGGGAGGAGGCCTCCATCCGACTGAAACGCCCGGCTGAGCCGGACCGATGGTCACGCCGGGCTGCACCTTGGGCGCATTCGGTGATATCCAGGTTGTTGTGCCGCCAGCCGCGGTGACGCCAGGCTGAGCCCTTGGCGGCGTCCAACCCACCGACACACCGGGCTGAGTCGGACCAACTGAAACACCAGGTTGCTCCCTTGGCCCACTCGGTGGCGTCCAATCTCGCGTCACCCCGGGCTGAGCAGGACCTGTCGCCGATTCGGACGCCGCAGCATCGCTGCGCTTCTCTGTCTTCTTCGATGACGAGCCCTTGATGCCTCGGTCACCCATATTGATCCCTCCGAGCTTCAATAGATGGGAACTTACGTAGAATATTCATCCCAGAACCTCTCGGCCCTGATATCATTGAATGGTGCATCGTGATCAATTTCAGACCGTCTATCCAGCAGCACGGAGTTATAGACTCTGCCTTGCCATAGCTGCCCTTGCCCTCTCCGCCATAGGCGCAATGATCGCAATCACGCCAGTATTTCCCATATTCGAAAGAGTCATGTGCGGTATATTATTGTTCCCGCCTGGCGCGATTGTCGCATTCAGTGCACTGAAATCCGCATTACTCAATAGGCCAGAGCTATCCGTCTCCGCGGTAGGTGTAGAACTTCCAATTATCGGACTGGCCCGGTGGAGCGAGATCGAGAGTGTGCGGATTTCCAAGACCGGACTATTCGAATCGATCGTCATAAAATTCGACTGGAGTCACAGCCAGAAGTCAACTTGGAAAATTGTTACCCAGAAGTCTATCGCGATATCACATATCCAACTCCACCCATACGAGTTGACGGATGTCGTTGCAGACATGGCCGTCCACTACGCGATGCGCGATACTAATCAATCTCCGCCCCGGGCGTAGCGACCATTCTACGACGCCGAACTCGCTCCACCGCCGTCTGCACACTCTTTGGATCAAGGCCAGAAATGTTGTAGATATCGCCACGCCGTGCGCGTCCGCCAACGGAACCTGGCGCCAGCTCGATCTGGCCGAATCCCGGCTCGATCATTTCCTTCGCAGCTTCAGCCACTATCTGAATCGGTTTCGACACGATTTCCGTGGCTCCACCTATCGCGTCGCTCACCGGGCCGCCCACAGCTGTGCCTATCATCGCGCCGACCTGTCCACTCACCGACGACGCGAAGCCATCAATGCTCCCCGTGAGAGCTTCGACAAGCATTCCGCTCGCCGCGGTGTCACCGACCACGAACTCGCCGTCATGGGGTCGGGCGGGGATTACGCCATCGGCGGAGACAGGACCGCGCACAAGCCCCCCGCTCGCGTAACCCAGCGTGCCCTTGTCGGGTGGCTTGGAACCGGGATCGTACTTGTCAGCCCGATTTATCGTGCTCTTGTTTTCCGGATCATCCGCGCGATAGTACGTAACCGAGTCCGAGATCTCACCATTGGATATTATCCCCTCCGCTACGATGTCATCACTCGTTCCATAGGCGATAAAGTTTCGACCCTGGCCTGCGGCATGGGCCATCCTACTCAGATTGTTCACCTCGATTTTCATCGTGGTGACGAAACCATCATCCTCCGTGGGCACGCGCTCGTCGAACTTGTAGTAGTCCCATACTTTCGCTTGGAACTGCGCCCGGTAGGCGATATCGCCATTCTCGAGTTTGGTGTATGAAACCACGCCGTCTGCGCCGAGATTGTAGTGGCCGAGCGCATTGTGCACATCCGGATTGTCCTCATTGGCCCAGTCGGCCGGAGTTCGACGCCAATCGAGCAGCAGGCCGTGCGGCGATGCGAACAAGCTATCATCACCGTTTGCTTCCGCAGCAATTCTCTCGATCGTCTGGGTAAGCCCAGGACGAGTCGTCGGATTATATGGGTCGTACGGAATGGTTACCGATTCTCTCAAGCCTGGACGCGGATCCCAGGTCGCATCGACCTCAGTCGTCGTCTGACCGAAGAAGAGCGCCGACTTTCCCCACTCCGTGCCCAGCGCAGCCATCTCGACTTCGTTGTTGGAGAACCGATAAGGATCGCCAGTGTTGCCCATGAAGTGTCGATACGCATTCGCGGACATCTCACCGTAGGTCTCCAAGACCAGGAGAGCCTCGTACATCGTGAGATCAAGCTTCCTGCGTTCCAGGGCATTCGTTGATTCGGAGTGCCACGCGGGCTGCCCGTGAATCGCGTCCTCATGTGCGGGCGTCGCTGGATCAGCCGGTTCCGCCGGCGTGATGGAGAGCCTTCCACTCCAGCCCCGCGGAGCAAGTCTGGGTTTCTCGTTCGACATGTTTACAGCCTTTGAAATGTAGGTTAAGGTCGCATTTGATTCGTCTATCCAGCGAGACAGAGGTATCGTAGAACGCTGTACGGCACCCACTGCCAGAGTTTTTGGAGAACAATGTTCAAGCGATGGTCGACGCTCAGCGCAGTAGTAT
Proteins encoded in this window:
- a CDS encoding phage tail protein translates to MSAPEWDPQAESRRMDELIRVDQDAARDQTVLVRYWDKDMREVGEEHSYLSLEFTHARNAAGGLKMICPRDMEHFDHLFNNLDGEDATIPITVNTRGFRWDGYITKASIVRDEHGVETVDIEAIHAWNHVSTICCWASPFAPVLAQFPRHHIMFGPVRTLVTSYLTMNLMRLQGGAVFPIAVVPVDPRTDTSRWSAASARFDMADNLFAPMLEDSGVMLTARFFLPEEDEQPAPQWFFLDKPTVVLETVDKSGVTGPTGTLLDGIISWIEEFADDGTTPVRYPRFDSTTEYEAVYGQPGRFGTVKNFPWVWYFENEYSGIGESEIALHKPTATDIIVGGRSPGWVNAGIEYAIKGLLSLIGLDWLYRGQLDDVFLAWMVYRDNIRSNRAGPYAFRELYITGSDKAFNLDGLVAARQGLHLTRGYTSHRVSVEDNAPYVLGHDFGLGDQIGFAVGGQVFTDFVTELTFTDNRETSATWQITVGDGSDEEDSIVKAWQRLGRVTSAIKDLSTDVGADLDLLII
- a CDS encoding phage tail protein, yielding MTQQRFDASGSKLVVWDVNGRVWHLSGVNAGREGVHLSKQAGFMFAPVELLVSEGARQDGATFHRSVRAKKDWDFVVAITGRPSRVASQSVREFHAVHDAWFRGWSTDRAVTVGHFTRHQGWRFQKAQLSIAPELIGDVDPARNAMAVYKMAATAMDPLEQHFEEQAVWSNTAAVNEGIVRLRNAADQPAWPRYTMNGPGRWSILDPSDGDLPRLVQTPRLEVGETLRIDTHPRRRTARVHTAENPKGRNVWAQLAGRRWLSALGPWSSTEILVQVEGGSGQSQLIASVTPRSSRPF